A single Anopheles maculipalpis chromosome 3RL, idAnoMacuDA_375_x, whole genome shotgun sequence DNA region contains:
- the LOC126562081 gene encoding calcium-binding mitochondrial carrier protein SCaMC-2 isoform X3 codes for MAFEQNKLQVSGDGLEDFILVFKELLSRYLDIGEDLNVPDDFTQSEMQTGMWWRHLAAGGIAGAVSRTCTAPLDRLKVFLQVQASKQRISDCLQYMLKEGGVRSLWRGNFINVLKIAPESAIKFAAYEQVKRLIRGNDKRQMTIYERFVAGACAGGVSQTAIYPMEVLKTRLALRKTGEYSSILDAASKIYRREGLRSFYRGYIPNMLGIIPYAGIDLAVYETLKKKYLSHHETEQPSFWLLLACGSASSTLGQVCSYPLALVRTRLQAQAVTIGPNPDGSVAVEPNMTNVFKRIIQTEGPVGLYRGITPNFIKVLPAVSISYVVYEYTSRALGVNMT; via the exons TACTTGGATATCGGTGAGGATCTAAACGTACCTGATGACTTCACACAGAGCGAAATGCAAACCGGTATGTGGTGGCGCCATCTGGCGGCCGGTGGAATTGCTGGTGCAGTGTCGCGCACGTGCACGGCCCCGTTGGATAGGTTGAAAGTTTTCCTACAG GTGCAAGCATCCAAACAAAGAATCTCAGATTGTCTACAGTACATGCTGAAGGAGGGCGGTGTGCGGAGCCTCTGGCGTGGTAATTTCATCAACGTGCTTAAAATCGCCCCCGAAAGCGCCATCAAATTTGCGGCCTACGAGCAGGTGAAGCGGTTGATCCGCGGCAACGACAAACGCCAGATGACGATCTACGAACGGTTCGTAGCGGGTGCGTGTGCGGGCGGCGTCAGCCAGACGGCAATCTATCCGATGGAAGTATTAAAAACTCGACTAGCGTTAAGAAAGACGGGCGAGTACAGCAGCATCCTGGATGCGGCATCGAAGATCTACCGGCGCGAGGGTTTGCGCTCGTTCTACCGTGGCTACATTCCAAACATGCTCGGCATCATCCCGTACGCCGGTATCGATCTGGCGGTGTACGAAACGCTGAAGAAGAAGTACCTTAGCCACCATGAGACGGAACAGCCAAGCTTTTGGTTGCTGTTGGCTTGTGGCAGTGCATCCAGTACGCTCGGGCAGGTGTGTTCATATCCGTTGGCGTTGGTGCGGACCCGATTACAAGCGCAAG CGGTCACAATCGGTCCAAATCCCGACGGTAGCGTAGCGGTAGAACCGAACATGACGAATGTATTCAAGCGAATAATACAAACGGAAGGTCCGGTCGGTCTGTACCGCGGCATCACGCCCAACTTCATCAAAGTATTACCGGCCGTCTCGATCAGCTACGTCGTGTACGAGTATACGAGCCGCGCTCTGGGCGTTAACATGACGTGA
- the LOC126562081 gene encoding calcium-binding mitochondrial carrier protein SCaMC-2 isoform X4, whose product MDTLDSDFYVELVTKYLDIGEDLNVPDDFTQSEMQTGMWWRHLAAGGIAGAVSRTCTAPLDRLKVFLQVQASKQRISDCLQYMLKEGGVRSLWRGNFINVLKIAPESAIKFAAYEQVKRLIRGNDKRQMTIYERFVAGACAGGVSQTAIYPMEVLKTRLALRKTGEYSSILDAASKIYRREGLRSFYRGYIPNMLGIIPYAGIDLAVYETLKKKYLSHHETEQPSFWLLLACGSASSTLGQVCSYPLALVRTRLQAQAVTIGPNPDGSVAVEPNMTNVFKRIIQTEGPVGLYRGITPNFIKVLPAVSISYVVYEYTSRALGVNMT is encoded by the exons ATGGATACACTGGACAGTGATTTCTATGTCGAGCTAGTGACCAAG TACTTGGATATCGGTGAGGATCTAAACGTACCTGATGACTTCACACAGAGCGAAATGCAAACCGGTATGTGGTGGCGCCATCTGGCGGCCGGTGGAATTGCTGGTGCAGTGTCGCGCACGTGCACGGCCCCGTTGGATAGGTTGAAAGTTTTCCTACAG GTGCAAGCATCCAAACAAAGAATCTCAGATTGTCTACAGTACATGCTGAAGGAGGGCGGTGTGCGGAGCCTCTGGCGTGGTAATTTCATCAACGTGCTTAAAATCGCCCCCGAAAGCGCCATCAAATTTGCGGCCTACGAGCAGGTGAAGCGGTTGATCCGCGGCAACGACAAACGCCAGATGACGATCTACGAACGGTTCGTAGCGGGTGCGTGTGCGGGCGGCGTCAGCCAGACGGCAATCTATCCGATGGAAGTATTAAAAACTCGACTAGCGTTAAGAAAGACGGGCGAGTACAGCAGCATCCTGGATGCGGCATCGAAGATCTACCGGCGCGAGGGTTTGCGCTCGTTCTACCGTGGCTACATTCCAAACATGCTCGGCATCATCCCGTACGCCGGTATCGATCTGGCGGTGTACGAAACGCTGAAGAAGAAGTACCTTAGCCACCATGAGACGGAACAGCCAAGCTTTTGGTTGCTGTTGGCTTGTGGCAGTGCATCCAGTACGCTCGGGCAGGTGTGTTCATATCCGTTGGCGTTGGTGCGGACCCGATTACAAGCGCAAG CGGTCACAATCGGTCCAAATCCCGACGGTAGCGTAGCGGTAGAACCGAACATGACGAATGTATTCAAGCGAATAATACAAACGGAAGGTCCGGTCGGTCTGTACCGCGGCATCACGCCCAACTTCATCAAAGTATTACCGGCCGTCTCGATCAGCTACGTCGTGTACGAGTATACGAGCCGCGCTCTGGGCGTTAACATGACGTGA
- the LOC126563349 gene encoding uncharacterized protein LOC126563349 — translation MKCILSLLSVLSVALVAVVAIPASFHYGGGGGYNINGTGQSFNFSGNSNGTDQFPDFGRLLPNLTQPSGGFRFPQFTLPWTNFTDSFSSIFPGLGGGFFGNGQGGGFPFFG, via the coding sequence ATGAAGTGCATTCTATCGCTCCTATCCGTTCTAAGTGTGGCGCTCGTTGCCGTTGTTGCCATACCGGCCAGCTTCCATTACGGTGGCGGAGGTGGCTATAACATTAACGGAACGGGACAAAGCTTTAACTTCTCCGGCAATAGCAACGGTACAGATCAGTTCCCAGACTTTGGGCGTCTTCTACCAAACCTGACCCAACCATCGGGTGGATTCAGATTTCCACAGTTTACCCTACCGTGGACCAACTTTACCGATAGCTTCTCGTCGATCTTTCCTGGACTTGGTGGAGGATTCTTCGGCAATGGACAGGGTGggggttttccatttttcggtTAA
- the LOC126563404 gene encoding uncharacterized protein LOC126563404 codes for MKCILQLLSVLSVTLIVVVAIPADYHYGGGGGYSINGTERSFNYSSDSNDTAPPPDFGRLLPNLTQTLGGPSIFPGFGGGFFGNGQGGGFPFFG; via the coding sequence ATGAAGTGTATTCTACAGCTTCTATCCGTTCTAAGTGTGACGCTGATTGTCGTTGTAGCCATACCAGCCGACTATCAttatggtggtggaggtggataCAGCatcaacggaacggaacgaagcTTCAACTACTCGAGTGATAGCAACGATACAGCTCCACCTCCAGATTTTGGTCGCCTCCTACCAAACCTGACACAAACGTTGGGAGGACCGTCGATCTTTCCTGGCTTTGGTGGAGGTTTCTTCGGCAATGGACAGGGTGggggttttccatttttcggtTAA